The Sebastes fasciatus isolate fSebFas1 chromosome 13, fSebFas1.pri, whole genome shotgun sequence genome includes a region encoding these proteins:
- the prr14 gene encoding uncharacterized protein prr14 isoform X2: MNMLFPKTVSVVHLPTVNLHHLSSPFPPSLPASVSQGLCTSCAKNGDSGHRSGRIQEIREETPKKQSNKDDRAAQTESRQNPSPSKTQRESANMVQVSQSRQPRVEGAHVHEKQNEDGFDISFAAESQNKQKDQKSPQKKPNVSAAENVVEQLAVDATRNLDTTRSDMDTCRELAVGHSFQNAPPPKGWVIGPLFQSLKLKMASFTEIVMSPVKLFRANSPPPCTDHPNKLDECELLADGASDVEHSEPSDTFHPEAQSENGNQDAKANQQEETVALKYSKRLSFDVELPTRSSDQADECAITQKEKNSPDSVPLQCCPLPCSVSEDVSESVIKSSTLLQPSVDVSASHEPKLKMSGAMDKVTVRLKPLPRKCTVTRSGVKKVTSTPEVKKEECEVSDEQFSHMKSNKGDSVCNAQPDTDCPQPDVGRKIESLVLLSHQKNLNDGANGRTLRPSLDAQQLNSEIDSAASLGRAKRGVDLDCHVQDFVKRKRLTADPCTRYTKRQELLNVASDGGTLRPPRREIVSTNPIVYKEETLKPASKRQAVSTRASKKGKGGQEMQSVLNTQAESSSDTMLVCSLDKSSSVSENNEKGSSKVNPKRLKTRSGVCKSDVNIDNNSMDLAIASTKQAEQELSSEDLTRPAIKPLQSTSKRSNINKKPLKRKSPIQSTTESDSTLFSTSPVLSMEHLDLTPTDLKTSQQVQKEESSKKPSKRPKKGFRDALKSSASGGSQETKQCIHDLHLIAKENQPEEGKDKISMDPLYFEMTPFESIQQPVPPPSQPNSDCYVQLHNEVKHVISTASVSDEVFSTDADASNHSSVIVSGLRSSARRVNIKPRRADNQRRKCRVLQSRTRKGEEVTNSITMDDADLATTSSCSAGNGLSRRLLRSYSCPEIPSFRPHDTPWTSSLHSAHHSRIHTPHQSSNTPSLHHAHKSLRRARRHTVCSVEVEREIAPLCLRKEVYPSRRSLPYDRASQPLSMSLTLSPSISLTALASGFLSSPLAFLSKKVERRGSAASPSNSSHVSSPPIYPLIFLERIDSSSATLDYSSSGNTLDCEIERRRQCEEEDDGEDTSSSSQEFEDVGLREEKALSDSEIKVVQKLEERGKVSSIRIRKTLPKPQNNLTPMGLPKPIRLKKKEFSLEEIYTNKNFSKPPESRLETIFEVPLNRRNGSESWFGLRRLKRFLEFLDAGEARKPKKPLVGVGKAGISSSRTRRGGFPKDEPPLSVQDVDTLLCAKLDQLNLWLIDDQKDS; encoded by the exons ATGAACATGCTATTCCCCAAAACAGTTTCTGTAGTGCACCTCCCCACAGTGAacctccaccacctctcctccccctTTCCTCCATCACTCCCAG CCAGTGTCAGCCAAGGGTTGTGCACGAG CTGTGCAAAAAATGGAGATTCTGGACACAGGAGTGGCCGCATTCAAGAGATCAGAGAAGAAACTCCCAAAAAGCAGAGCAATAAAGACGACAGAGCAGCTCAGACAGAATCCAGACAGAATCCGTCCCCCTCAAAGACACAAAGGGAGAGTGCGAACATG GTACAAGTGTCTCAGTCCAGGCAGCCAAGAGTTGAAGGCGCGCATGTACATGAGAAACAAAACGAG gaTGGATTTGATATCAGTTTTGCAGCAGAGAGCCAAAATAA GCAAAAGGACCAGAAAAGCCCACAGAAGAAACCAAATGTCTCTGCTGCAGAAAATGTAGTTGAGCAGTTGGCTGTTGATGCCACACGGAATCTCGACACCACTAGATCTGACATGGATACGTGCAGGGAATTGGCTGTTGGACACTCTTTTCAAAATGCGCCTCCCCCGAAGGGATGGGTGATCGGCCCCTTGTTTCAGTCATTAAAGTTGAAGATGGCCAGTTTCACAGAGATAGTCATGAGTCCTGTTAAACTCTTCAGAGCTAACAGTCCTCCACCGTGCACGGACCATCCAAACAAACTCGATGAGTGTGAGCTACTGGCCGATGGAGCGTCTGACGTTGAACACTCAGAGCCAAGCGATACGTTTCATCCAGAAGCACAAAGTGAGAATGGGAATCAGGACGCTAAAGCTAATCAGCAAGAAGAAACTGTTGCTCTTAAATATTCAAAAAGATTATCGTTTGATGTGGAGTTGCCAACGCGCAGCTCCGATCAGGCAGATGAATGTGCAATAACTCAGAAGGAAAAAAATTCACCTGATTCTGTGCCTTTGCAATGCTGTCCCTTACCCTGCTCTGTTTCTGAGGACGTCTCAGAATCAGTTATCAAGTCCTCCACACTGTTACAGCCCTCTGTCGATGTAAGTGCCTCACATGAACCCAAGTTAAAGATGTCCGGTGCTATGGACAAAGTGACTGTCCGGCTGAAACCACTGCCTAGGAAATGCACAGTAACTAGATCTGGAGTAAAGAAAGTTACCTCAACACCTGAAGTCAAAAAGGAAGAGTGTGAGGTTAGTGATGAGCAGTTTTCTCACATGAAATCAAACAAAGGTGATTCCGTCTGTAATGCTCAGCCTGACACTGACTGTCCTCAGCCTGATGTTGGCAGGAAAATAGAAAGTTTGGTTCTCCTAAGCCACCAGAAGAACTTAAATGACGGTGCTAATGGAAGGACACTGAGGCCTTCTTTGGATGCTCAGCAGCTAAACTCTGAAATTGATTCAGCTGCAAGTCTTGGGAGAGCAAAGCGGGGGGTTGACCTGGACTGTCATGTCCAAGACTTTGTAAAAAGGAAGAGATTGACAGCAGATCCTTGTACAAGGTATACAAAAAGACAAGAGCTATTAAATGTGGCTTCGGATGGTGGCACATTGAGACCACCGAGAAGAGAAATTGTGTCGACAAATCCCATCGTATATAAGGAAGAAACGCTGAAGCCTGCTTCAAAAAGACAGGCTGTTTCAACAAGAGCAAGTAAGAAAGGAAAAGGTGGACAAGAAATGCAGTCAGTGTTAAACACACAGGCGGAAAGTTCCTCTGATACGATGTTGGTTTGCTCACTGGATAAAAGCAGTAGTGTGTCGGAGAACAACGAAAAGGGTAGCAGCAAGGTGAATCCCAAAAGACTGAAGACAAGATCAGGTGTTTGTAAATCCGATGTAAACATTGATAATAACAGTATGGATCTGGCAATCGCATCTACGAAACAAGCCGAGCAGGAGCTGTCATCAGAAGACCTCACCCGTCCTGCTATAAAGCCGCTCCAGAGCACAAGCAAGCGCAGCAATATAAACAAGAAACCACTAAAACGGAAATCTCCGATCCAATCAACTACGGAGTCAGACAGCACTTTGTTTTCTACCTCCCCAGTTCTATCAATGGAGCATTTAGATCTCACGCCCACCGATTTGAAGACATCTCAGCAAGTTCAAAAAGAGGAGAGCTCCAAAAAGCCGTCTAAGAGACCCAAAAAGGGTTTTAGAGATGCTCTTAAATCATCTGCGTCAGGTGGGAGTCAAGAGACAAAGCAATGTATCCATGACCTTCATTTGATAGCCAAAGAAAACCAGCCTGAAGAAGGCAAAGATAAAATCTCTATGGACCCTTTATATTTTGAAATGACGCCGTTTGAAAGTATTCAACAACCTGTTCCTCCACCCTCCCAACCTAATTCAGACTGTTATGTACAATTACATAATGAAGTTAAGCATGTCATCAGCACTGCTTCTGTGTCAGATGAGGTATTTTCCACTGACGCCGACGCCAGTAACCACAGCAGCGTTATTGTCTCTGGGCTGAGGTCCAGTGCAAGAAGGGTTAATATTAAGCCAAGGAGAGCCGATAACCAAAGGAGAAAATGCAGGGTTTTACAAAGTAGGACACGTAAAGGTGAAGAGGTGACAAACTCCATCACTATGGACGATGCAGACTTGGCTACAACAAGTTCATGCTCCGCAGGAAACGGCTTGTCAAGGCGCCTGTTACGCAGCTACTCTTGCCCAGAGATCCCCTCTTTCCGTCCCCATGACACACCATGGACTTCTTCTCTGCATTCAGCCCATCACAGCAGGATTCACACGCCACACCAGTCTTCAAACACTCCGTCTCTCCATCATGCCCACAAATCCCTGCGGCGGGCTCGTCGACACACGGTCTGCAGTGTGGAAGTGGAGAGGGAGATCGCCCCTCTCTGCCTTCGTAAGGAGGTGTACCCATCCAGAAGATCTCTCCCGTATGACCGAGCCTCCCAGCCCCTGTCCATGAGTCTCACCCTTTCTCCCAGCATCTCCCTCACAGCTCTGGCTTCCGGTTTCCTCTCGAGCCCCCTGGCGTTCCTTTCTAAGAAGGTCGAACGCCGAGGATCTGCAGCCAGTCCCAGCAATTCCAGTCATGTTTCTTCTCCTCCGATATACCCATTGATATTCCTCGAAAGAATTGACTCCTCTAGTGCTACGTTAGACTATAGTAGCAG TGGGAATACTTTGGACTGTGAGATTGAGAGAAGACGACAatgtgaagaggaggatgatggcgaGGACACAAGCTCATCTAGTCAGGAGTTTGAAGATGTGGGGCTGAGAGAAGAAAAGGCTTTGTCTGATTCTGAAATCAAG GTGGTGCAAAAGCTCGAGGAACGAGGGAAGGTGTCGTCTATTAGAATTCGGAAAACTTTACCCAAACCTCAGAACAACCTGACCCCCATGGGCCTGCCCAAACCCATCAG ACTGAAAAAGAAGGAGTTTAGTTTGGAAGAAATTTACACCAATAAGAATTTCAGCAAACCTCCTGAAAG CCGCCTGGAGACCATATTCGAGGTGCCTCTCAATCGGCGGAATGGCTCCGAGTCCTGGTTTGGTCTGAGACGTCTCAAACGATTTCTGGAGTTCCTGGATGCCGGCGAGGCCAGGAAACCAAAGAAGCCACTTGTTGGCGTCGGAAAGGCAGGTATTTCATCTTCAAGGACGAGACGAGGGGGCTTCCCTAAAGACGAGCCGCCGCTCAGCGTGCAGGACGTGGACACGCTTCTCTGTGCCAAACTCGACCAGTTGAATCTGTGGTTGATAGACGATCAGAAAGACagttga